The DNA sequence ATGAAACACAAGGAGAAGGATCAACATCAACAACAGCAGCATCTGGTAGTCAATTAGCAAATGATATCATTTTCTTGTTAGGTGGAGCTGAAAATATTGTAGATGTAGATGCTTGTATGACTCGTTTACGTGTGACAGTTAAAGATTCAGGAACTGTTTCAGACCAACCAGATTGGAAAGCAACAGGAGCATTAGGATTAATCATTAAAGATAATGGAATCCAAGCGATTTATGGACCAAAAGCAGACGTGTTAAAATCAGAAATTCAAGATATTTTAGGTCTATAGGAGATTATTTATGAAGTTATTAACCTTAAATTGTCATGCTTGGCAAGAAGAAAACCAAATTGAAAAAATTCAACATTTAGCACAAGTCATTAAAGAAAAACAATATGATGTCATTGCTTTACAAGAAGTCATGCAGTTAATTGACACAACGACTTCAGAGAAAGTAAAACAAGATAATTATGCAGTCGTTTTATTAAGTGAATTAATGAAGTTAGGCGTTAATGATTATAAATTTGTGTGGGATCTTGCTCATATTGGGTTTGATATTTATGAAGAAGGATTAGCCATTTTAACACGATGTGAAATTAACAATGCAAAATCTTTTTTAGTGACAAAGAGTGACGATATTAAAAACTTCCGTACTCGTCGTGTCATTGGGTTAGAAATCATGCATGAAAATCAACCCGTTACGGTATACTCATGTCATTTAGGTTGGTATCATGATGAAGAAGAGCCATTTCAAGGGCAAGTGAATGAATTAGTTGCGCAGTTAAATCCAAATCATCTCAATATCGTTATGGGAGATTTTAACAATGATGCAAATATTCGTGACGAAGGATATGACTATTTATTAAGTAAAGGTTTAATCGATACTTATAAGGTAGCGAACATAAACGATGAGGGAATGACCGTTGAAGGTAAGATCGATGGGTGGTCTGACAATAAAAAAGATTTACGTATCGATCTAGTTTTAACGAATCAACCAGTCAGAGTCAAGTCATCACATGTTATTTTTAATGGCAAAAATAAAGAAGTGGTCTCGGATCATTTTGGTGTCGAAGTGGAATTAGAATTAACTCATTAATACAAAACCCCGCTACTTTGGTAGCGGGGTTTTTATGGGGTATGGGAAAAGCTGTACTTTAGCTTCTTAGAACGATTAAAGGATTGCGGTAATTGAAAATGTTTTCTGGAGTTTATTAAATTATGAAAATAATCATTAAACGAACATAAAAAGCAACTGATAGATTTCAGTTGCTTTTTATTAGATTTCAGTTGGTTCAGCAATCTCTAGTGCTTTAACCTCTAAGTTTTGACGACGGTTATCTAATGGGTTTTTATTAATGTGATGAACACGGAACCCTGGTTGACAGTTTGTTAAATAAGTATCTAGGTAAACACGTCCCGCTTCTGTATGAGCAATGGCATAAGGTTGACCATTTGCTTTCTTCTGACAAACCCATGTATATTTTTCATTTACGACTTGATCCAGGTCTTCAGCAGAAATTAATGCTTTATTGACTAAGTTTCCATAGCGGTCCTTTAAATGAATGGCAATGACCTGATTCTCTAAAACATCATAATCGTTGATTTGACGACGATTATATATTTCTAGGTTCGATTTTCGATTATCTAATAAATCACCGTTTAAATGACGGATTGGTGCGTTAGGACTTGTTCCTAAGACGGTTGATTGTAGGGTAGGTTTAATATAACGCTTTTTACCTTTTTGAATAACTTCTGTACTGGTTTGAATGATATAGTTATTAAAGTCTTTATTCCATTGGGCATGCCACGTTCCTAATGCTTTAACTTTTTCAAGATCTTCTAAATCAAATTGAGCCGTAAAGGCTTTTCCTTTTTTGTTGAAAACTGTTAATTTAACCACATCATTATCGATTTCATATTGATTTTTATTTTGCGTCATCCTGATGATCACCTCTATTGTATATTCTTTCTAATCCATTAGGTCATTATAACAAAAGATGTTAGATATTTCTATGGTTAAACGATAAATATCAACATCATGCAAGAATATTGATAAAAGCATATGCAAAAATAAAGTTCATGAATAAATTATAGTGTAGTTGAAATTAACATGTTCAAAGGAGCTGAAGAAATATGCGTAATAGAAATAATAATAATATAAATACTACTAATTTTGACCCTGATTCAATCTTTAATTTTGATAATGACGATGATAACTGTGGATGTAGAAGACGAAATCGTCGTCATCCTGATGATCGAGAACGTGATTATCGTCCAATCATTACAAGTGGAGATGTTTTAGCAACTGGAAATGTATTTGCAACAGGGAATGTTTACCGTGTAGGTAACTCAACTAATTCTACAATTAGTAATCAGAACTTGACTTCAAATAATTCAAATACATCAAGTACATCAGGTACATCAAGTACGCGAAGTACGACTGGAACATCTATGACACGCGGTGGATGTTGCTGTCGCAGTCGCAGTGCTTATCAACAAGGTTTTAGAGATGGGTGTCGTCAAGGTTATCAACAAGGTTTTAGAGATGGGTACCGCC is a window from the Turicibacter bilis genome containing:
- a CDS encoding endonuclease/exonuclease/phosphatase family protein, with protein sequence MKLLTLNCHAWQEENQIEKIQHLAQVIKEKQYDVIALQEVMQLIDTTTSEKVKQDNYAVVLLSELMKLGVNDYKFVWDLAHIGFDIYEEGLAILTRCEINNAKSFLVTKSDDIKNFRTRRVIGLEIMHENQPVTVYSCHLGWYHDEEEPFQGQVNELVAQLNPNHLNIVMGDFNNDANIRDEGYDYLLSKGLIDTYKVANINDEGMTVEGKIDGWSDNKKDLRIDLVLTNQPVRVKSSHVIFNGKNKEVVSDHFGVEVELELTH
- a CDS encoding Yae1 family protein, coding for MRNRNNNNINTTNFDPDSIFNFDNDDDNCGCRRRNRRHPDDRERDYRPIITSGDVLATGNVFATGNVYRVGNSTNSTISNQNLTSNNSNTSSTSGTSSTRSTTGTSMTRGGCCCRSRSAYQQGFRDGCRQGYQQGFRDGYRQGSNNGCSFGNSRFTANNSTTNTNMNNADDFFLF